One part of the Tunicatimonas pelagia genome encodes these proteins:
- a CDS encoding ThuA domain-containing protein has translation MPYLSSTKNPILFCFIIATFLYSCGSSSSSSESEEATSQTGVASEAEEEQPTVVFVTGDHEYSSEGTMPKLAAELEKNYGLKTIVLKSAPDYNAEENIPGLEALQEADMAVFFLRWRRLPSDQVKHIEDYLKTGKPLIGFRTSTHAFNYPEGHELENWNAFGEFALNAPPGWGGDHNHTHYGHESTTEVSVIEEAGDREILTGVNDTFDAASWLYTTLPDYPTEDSEWLLMGSAVNPDKEAIDHPVAWTGTNSFGSKVFTTTLGHPQDFDREPFQRLVINAVHWALDMPIPEEWAGPMEMNVAYHGIEN, from the coding sequence ATGCCTTACCTATCATCCACCAAAAACCCAATTCTATTTTGTTTCATAATCGCCACTTTTCTCTATAGTTGCGGATCATCCTCTAGCAGTAGCGAAAGCGAAGAAGCTACCAGCCAGACTGGAGTAGCTAGCGAAGCGGAAGAGGAACAGCCAACGGTAGTCTTTGTTACCGGAGATCATGAGTATAGTAGTGAAGGTACCATGCCTAAACTAGCGGCCGAGCTAGAAAAGAACTATGGGCTAAAAACGATCGTACTCAAATCTGCTCCCGACTATAATGCTGAGGAAAATATTCCAGGATTAGAAGCTTTGCAGGAAGCTGATATGGCGGTATTCTTCTTGCGCTGGCGGCGGTTACCTTCCGATCAGGTAAAGCATATTGAAGATTATCTAAAAACTGGAAAGCCTCTGATTGGTTTCCGCACATCTACCCACGCCTTCAATTATCCCGAAGGGCACGAACTGGAAAATTGGAATGCCTTTGGTGAATTTGCCCTCAATGCGCCTCCCGGCTGGGGTGGCGACCACAACCATACCCACTACGGTCATGAGTCTACCACCGAAGTGAGTGTGATTGAAGAGGCAGGTGACCGGGAAATTCTTACCGGAGTGAATGATACGTTTGATGCTGCTTCCTGGCTTTACACTACACTTCCCGATTACCCCACCGAAGATTCAGAATGGCTACTGATGGGGAGCGCAGTCAATCCTGATAAGGAAGCTATTGACCACCCGGTAGCCTGGACGGGTACGAACTCTTTCGGTAGTAAAGTATTTACTACTACCCTAGGTCACCCGCAGGACTTTGACCGAGAACCGTTTCAGCGTTTAGTTATTAATGCCGTTCATTGGGCGCTAGATATGCCTATTCCCGAAGAGTGGGCCGGCCCCATGGAAATGAACGTGGCCTATCATGGGATAGAGAATTAA
- a CDS encoding peroxiredoxin family protein — MNCRPLTFSLSCILFLASCSNPESSNPNQYLKEVLLNLDEIKSATFYSRGEAWSPGDTVPSFVHYSYFKTYDNPADTTLGVKWVTLDSADTTQLRFAYDGKMRASVYEDKQGIMIDSFNVRKLPFRPVSVPFYNYTQDIIEYILNTKDSITLDLDDLKDSIYVKLTIYEEQKVEFFGQAYHMPEPPYGYTDPTSRYELWINKSTNLPYKYRREMDHNISVNSVFNSRFNSVELEDIVAASYFPGGYEIRQYGKKRKVASPHELLGKKAPDWLLTDEHKEKISLNELKSKVVLVQFTSVNCGPCRASISFLNKLASEYSEEDFDLVAVESYTSNTNVLSSYRKRTGLDYKLLMSEKEVNSNYNIQATPIFFILDQNRIIQEVFGGYSGDSTDEAITEAINKLI; from the coding sequence ATGAACTGCCGACCTCTTACCTTTTCACTGAGCTGTATCTTGTTCTTAGCTTCTTGTTCTAATCCTGAATCAAGCAACCCTAATCAGTACTTGAAAGAAGTTCTTTTAAATCTTGACGAGATAAAATCAGCTACTTTTTACTCCCGAGGTGAAGCTTGGTCTCCCGGAGACACCGTACCCTCCTTTGTTCACTATAGCTACTTCAAAACTTACGACAATCCGGCGGATACTACTTTGGGGGTTAAATGGGTAACGCTAGACTCGGCCGACACCACCCAATTAAGATTTGCCTACGATGGCAAAATGCGTGCTTCCGTTTACGAAGACAAGCAGGGAATAATGATCGACAGCTTCAATGTAAGAAAACTGCCTTTCCGACCAGTTAGTGTTCCATTTTATAACTACACCCAAGACATAATTGAGTATATCTTAAATACCAAAGATAGTATTACCCTCGATCTCGACGATTTAAAAGACTCCATCTACGTAAAATTAACGATATACGAAGAGCAGAAGGTAGAGTTTTTTGGACAGGCATACCATATGCCAGAACCTCCCTACGGTTATACAGATCCAACATCCCGGTATGAACTATGGATTAACAAGTCTACCAATTTACCTTATAAGTATCGGCGAGAAATGGATCATAATATTTCAGTAAATAGCGTGTTTAACTCTCGCTTTAATAGCGTTGAGTTGGAGGATATTGTAGCCGCATCATACTTTCCAGGAGGTTACGAAATCAGGCAATACGGAAAAAAAAGAAAAGTAGCCAGTCCCCACGAGCTATTGGGTAAAAAGGCTCCTGATTGGTTACTGACCGATGAGCATAAAGAAAAAATAAGCTTGAATGAGTTAAAAAGTAAAGTTGTACTCGTTCAATTTACCAGTGTGAACTGTGGCCCCTGTCGTGCATCTATTTCCTTTCTAAATAAACTAGCCTCAGAATACAGTGAGGAAGACTTTGATTTGGTAGCTGTAGAAAGTTACACCAGCAATACGAACGTCTTATCTTCTTACCGAAAACGAACGGGGTTGGACTACAAACTCTTAATGTCCGAGAAAGAAGTCAATAGTAACTATAATATTCAAGCTACGCCCATATTCTTTATTTTAGACCAAAACCGTATTATCCAAGAGGTATTTGGAGGATACAGCGGTGATTCTACCGACGAAGCGATAACCGAAGCCATCAATAAACTAATTTAG